CGGCGGATCTATGTGTATTCATTGGTTATTTCTTAGGGAAGAAAGGGTACAAAATCTATAACTTAATCACCaaacttatttttgtttctaGGAATGTTATCTTTCATGAATCCATTTTCCCTTTTGCTCTTCCTCTCCTCCTCTCTCCGTTTCTTCTCCTActtcttacatttttttttcatgattctGATCATTCACCTCCACCTACTGTTCTTCCCTCTCCCGCTACTATACCTATCGAGGTGGATTGTCATTTCACCCGTCACAAGCTTCTTGCTGGACTCGTTTCTCTCCATCATGTCTCCACCACTACTCAACTTGCCGACATCTTCACTAAGGGCCTTTTATGGGCTCATTCATCACTCCATTCTTCCCAAGTTGGGTGTTCTCTCCCATTCCAACTTGAAGGGGGTGTTGGTCCTCATAATAAGAATGAGCCCGTGGGCCAACTGATAGAGAGCCCAAGTTGACAACTCTCGTagtatttttctttctatttgacTTGGGACTGATTTGTATTGTTGGAAACTTAGTGTATTTTGTATAAAAGGTTATGTACAGTACTCTAAAAAGATGGTTAGTCATTTTTGTAATGAAAGACCCAagatatttttcaagtttttctcTAGTTCATACATTTAGTTCGATTACTTTCTCAGTTTCATCTTGATTTTAATATGTTGACAATATCTTAAGATAAAAGGgttatttttagaatcaaatcatcctaatttattttgtatgCAAAAGGTACAAATATGTGAAGCAAAAATTAAATGTTGGATACCTAAAATACCACTACAACAACTAGTTAAAATTAACGACAAATTTGGTACTTTTTAAAAAGGAATAgattttttggaaatttaaaataaagtacTATCTAAAAATATGATTATACAGTCAAACCTATGCAGTACCTAATGAATAACCAAAAACACCATATCTCTAGTTAAGAAACtctagataaataaaatattatgtgatctattcaaaaatattaaggggtcgtttggtgtgagggctaaatttttttttttttttaaatttaaagtgTGGGACAAGcccatttattaaaaaaagaacaaaaaatctaATGGCTTGGGTCTAATAGTAACCCAAGCCCAAATACATAATACCACATTTTGTATTGACAAAGTAAAGTGGAAATGGAAAGTCTTCTCCTTCAATGTTAGTCCTAGCTAATCCACTTCCTCTTCGACCGACGTCGAACTTCTCCGATGGTTTTTCTTTGATGAAAGGGCAATAAAAAAGTCATGAGCTTGGGCGGTATCCACTTGGGCATTCAAAAATTCTCACGAATGCCATGGATCCAACCCTATGAAGACTTCTTTAGCTCATATCCTTCTTCTGACATATCCAATCAAGGTAATCCCCAAGACTGAAGCACACTTTTGGCTTGATCAATTTTGAGAGATGTAACTGATAAACCCCCAATTTATGCAGGTTGAGCTCCGAAGAGCTGATACCACTGCCTCGAATCTAGTGTATATCAGGTAACCTCGTTTTGATCTTTAAAACGAATATTCGACTTACATTTTCCAGTAACTGAGTTGCAGCTATTATGTTCAAGCATGTTTTTGTATGAACTAGTCATTTCTTCTCATACACTCTCCAATGCTTCATTGATTGTTGAAGTTTCCATTTTGGCATTTTCTGATTCTGATATTAGGAATACCCTGCTTATCTATCTTTAACAATTTCCCTGCTTGTGCTGGTAGTTCAGTGTTGGTGatagaataaaaaaatagtgatgGAATAAGGTTTTTGTATCTTGTTTGATTGCTATGtttgagataacttatcccaccatttatttCATGGTGATGAGATAAattatcccatatacatggtgaGATAAGTTATCTAAAAATAGTTAACCTCAGGATAACTAATCCTGAAATAACTTGTTCTCAGCCAAACATCTCtaacaaacttaaaaaaaattgcgaAAGAAGTAacatatttattaagataaaaaGTGTGTGAGAGGTAAATTTGAGGAATTAAGGCGATAAGTAAAGGGCGGACATGTTAAATATTTATGCACAGGTCCCGTCTTTCCCGCCTCAGAACATTTCCCGCTCGGAGCAAAACCCTAACGAGCACAAATGGGGACGAAGCATCATTACTCCTCCGATTCAATCAGCGATCCCAAAAAGCGCCGTCGCGTGGGATTCTCTAAGACCGGTCAGTGATTCATTTTTAATGGAGTTACCCACTGTTCCTCTCATCATTCActtatgtttttcttcttctgcagATGCTGGAATTGAAGCTAACGACTGCATTACTATATACATAGGTTTGAATTTAGCTTTTTTCTCTAAACTCAACTGTATTGAAGTTAGTATCCCCTCGTTTTAGTTTCACTTTATGAGTCCCTATACTAAGGCCTCCTCTTTGTAGTAGTGTAAGAGAAGGTAAAATTGGTCGGAACCTGAAACACTTTTTTCTCCATTCATTAGTATACATATTTGTTATAGAAAAATACCTTGCAAACTCAGAGGTGTTCTTTtcctatttaaaaaaatgaaatagatcatgattttcatttttttcttttacatgaATTGGAATATGCCATTACTTTCTATGATATTACTTACCAATTTACAGTTGTGAAATGTCTTTTCAAAAactagtatgtttttatatacacatatatttgTCAAATTAAAGTTTATTTACTTCTTCAACTAAATAGAAGtttgttaattttaattgttgacttttattttaaataaaaaaactatcTAACCACATGCAATTACACTTGTGCAACCTAACATTATATTGGGAATTACACTGTTATTACACCGGATAGCGGTGCTATGCCTTGTCTAGCTGCTCATTTACTTAAGCTTTGATTCTGCCTTACTCCACCAATAAGCATGTGGAAGAAAGAGGGGGTACTGGTTTTGCAGGCATGGATTTCTAGCTGAACATAGAGTGTCTTCTTTAATTAACTGgatgtctctttttttttttttccgtaTAGgcttgtttaattaattaataatgtatGTCCTAATGCATGGTTTCTCTCTGGCCATCATTAGGTTAACTTGGACCTACACATTGTTTTAAGTTAAGATGTTTGACAATGTAGTTTCTTTTGGAATGATTTGTCTTTGTCTGTGTTTGCCCTTGGGAACCTGATTTTCTTCACTACTGGTCCCATAACACGTATGTTTTTCTTGTTCTTAGTTTCTAGCGCAGAGGATGTTGACTCCCCAAACAGTTTCTGTCTTGAACCAATTGACttgaatcaattttttgaaGACGATGGCAGAATATTTGGGTATCTGGGTCTGAAGGTAGGCCTCCTTCTGAGAAGTGCTATTTGTAGCAGAGTTGTTCTAATTGGTTTCATTTACTCTTTAGTACTTCTTTTATATACACCTAAAAGAAGAATTCTCAGATCAAGAAAATAGTGGAGAAAATTGTCATGCACAGTGACTTGAGTGCTCCTTTGACATGAGTGTCCAAGTTTTTCAACAGAAAAACATATGATGTGACTGCATTTGTGTTGGATATGTGCCAAGTGGTGTTGGTATTTGACTTGGTAGTACCTAAAACCTGCTATTTAGTATCTACTTCTGTGCCACGAATATCCTGACCTACCCTTCTATATTCTCTCTCTTATACGTCTTTTAATGGCTCAGAATATTGTTCAATGAGGTTAATGGGGAGCATACATGGTTTAAGAGGGAGGATTGTAGTCTTTGTCTGGAAAGAGAGAAGGTGTGGAATGTAATATTTGTTAGGAGAGGAAATAAATTTAGGATGTGGGGTGAAGGTTTGTGAGATTCTGAGATTTCTTGCAAGGGTGGCTATGTGTGTGGGATGGGTGAGTATTAAAGTTCCATTTAGTGCTTTCAAAGTGCTATCATCTTGCTAACATGAGCCCTCCTACATGTTCTGGAGTTCGGATGAATTCAGGAACTTCAAGTTCTAGGCTGCATTGTCATCTCTAGTTGGTGCTTATGAAGTTATGGGTTAGCCCATTGCACCTGGCTTCTTGCTAGAGTTTTCTGTTCGGTTTCTCTTCAAAGGTCTGATTCAATAAGGGTACAATTTAGTctaccaaaaatatatattggatAGCCCAGTAGTGATCTTGAATAAATGTCATAAACTTGGAGTCACCCCAGCACAAGCACTCAGATAATGCTGCCCCTGTCCATCTCCATAGGGAACAagagaaaaatgaaagaatgtGTCATGCTACTTGGGTTTGATAATGCTTTTACTTGTATTGAATGTTCTTTTAGTTTATCTGATCTTTTCATGTCTTACATTTTGCAGATCACTATATGGGTTAGCTTGATATCCTTTCATGCCTATGCTGATATTTCTTTTGAAAGCTCATCAGATGTAagtattctttttttcttgttgcTTTTGCTCctatcattcatttttttaaagtataaatGAGTGAATTCTCTTGATGCTGAATAAACTTTGGTGTTTATTTAATCATTATGTGTTCTTTCACTCTTCTATTGCTTCTGCTCCTGTCATTCAAACTTATTCTATCTTTAATTGTTGAATCTCTTTGTGAGTTATTTCAGATTTTCTGAATGTATCTGATTATAAGTGGATTTTTGCAGCTTGAATAATAGccaaaattcatttttctccAAAGGGTTTTTAAATCTTGGCATTTGCTCGACTTGTTTGTTCTAACTTAAATATGAATTGTTTTTGAATAGGATGGCAGAGGAATCACAAACGTAAAGTCTGCCCTTCTGGTAATGACTATATGGATTTTCTCTTTAGTTTATCTTTAACAAGACAGGTTTTAATTGTGATGTTTCTAGCAGAATATTTTTGCTGAGAGTCTTGTTGATGAAAAAGATGCCTTCCTGCAAACATTTTCAACTGAAAGTCGTTATGTTCGGTTTGTCCATAACTTTCTTGTACCTATTTTTTCATGTTGAGTTTTCTTACCATCCATGAGGACTGATGTTTTTTCCTACCAATTTCTAGCATATATTTAGATGATAAGTTGTGCTCACACACAGGTCTGTTGTCTCAAATGCTGAAACACTGCAGCATAAAGTTTCAAATGGCTGTAGCACTGAATCTAATTGTCTTTTGAAATCAGAGCCTTCAGATGTAGAGGTGCCTTCTCTATCCCTTTTCTTGACATATTAGGATAGGGATGACAGAAGATTCATCTTTTTTTGGGTCCTGTAGTGCTTGTTTTGCATAATATCTTGCTTGTGTTGCTCTTTTTAGATAtcattaaggggtcgtttggtttgaatacaagttatgttgggattagttatgttgtgataagttatgttgggataagttatgttggagCTGGGAGTAATTTTTATTGCTTGTTTGGTTTGTCATATTCAAACTTATATCATTGCATAATTTCtaagaataagttgtttgtttacaaaaataccctccaccttatttaattttttttttacattttctttgcaaactttagttattcattcttaaaaataaaatttccatcttatttagcttaaatatttgtGTGTGCATTTCCATGATTGTGttgtgttttttaaaattaaactttcatcttatttaacttcaaaataaaacttccatcttatttagcttaaagaTAAAATTTCCATATTATTTTAGCTTAAAACTagaactttcatcttatttagtttaaaaatagaacttccatcttatttagcttaaaaataaaacttccattttaagtttattaaagtaaaagaaattttattatttcaattatctacattttaaagttatctactttttaattgatatataaaatataatttttaagtgagtaataaactatttaattaaaaatatataatttagtaGTGGAGTGAAcattttaagagaaatcaaaatataataaccATCAGAATTAGGCAAAATTCAAACCCTCAGgggttggcctgctggcaattgacttgagccttggggtttgctccctttcaaggtctcaagttcgaaacccactaggtgcaaacaatttctgagggccatcggactgggtaaaacctgaattaaccgtggtgcacttgcgggaaactccttgccgagggcctgtgcacccccgggactagtcggggctcaaagagactcggacacccggtgcaaatcaaaaaaaaaaaaaaagaattaggcAAATAAATTCATCTtataatatattgataaataaaaattatatttataaaatgcaactttttaatagaaaaataaattatcataaaaaCAATGAATAATTAAGGTTGTGAATGCTATTATAAATgttgttaaaaattatgttaatatacATGAATGTAAAAGTGGtttataaaagagagtttaaggagggcattttgttattttacataCTTTATCCAAGATAAGTTCCTGGGATTACTATTCCACCCCcagagagggataacttatccaaTACTAATTTTTAATCCTAGTATAAGTTATCCCAGCCTTTGCAACCAAACAATGGATTAAAGCGCTCTCAAAGATTAAGTCCTCTTATCCATCACACCAAACCCCTAAGAGCATGGAACGAACTAGTACTAAAGCAGCTACGCTACAGCTGCCAATCCAATGTTAGTTTGGAATATGGTGCAAGATATCTTGTAGACCTACACAGACTAACATCTTTCTGAAGCATTTATTTTGGTGAACTTCTGTCTACtatttggattaaaaaaaaaatggtataaaaaGCTACTCCTACTTGATTGGAAAATTGTCGTATTTTCAAAATAAGATTTATGCTCCTCACGTTTGTGTGTCTCATCTGCGCTCTCTCAAACATTTGAATGATCACTTTCTTTTGCATGCAGAATCTGAGTATGTTGTATTGAAATGCATTATACCATTGTGTATTTTGTGAAAAAAACTGAGGATTGATTATCCTTGTTGGAATTGCTCCAGGTATTCCGGATCGCTGGCACGCCTGTAGGACACCTTTATAGTAGATTGGTGCCACTTGTACTACTCTTAGTGGATGgtaattgttgtattttatttttaaaagattatatCTATGGGTAGCTTGAAAAGTTAGTGGTATTTTTAACCAGGTAGCAATCCTATTGACGTCCTTGATCCTAGATGGGAAATTTATCTCCTAGTCCAGGAAAGGAAAGATACCCAGGAGGATAGCCTTTCAAGGTTGCTTGGTTTTGCAGCTGTTTATCGTTTCCATCGTTATCCTGGAAGTACACGCATGCGACTTGGGCAGGTAAATGATTGACAGTTCATTATTACAACacacatttttttaatgtagTTCTTCGTTGTAACTGATTTGGATTTTGGCAGATACTGGTTATGCCTCCTTACCAACGTAAAGGTTATGGTCGTTTTCTTCTTGAGGTGCTGAA
This genomic stretch from Solanum stenotomum isolate F172 chromosome 10, ASM1918654v1, whole genome shotgun sequence harbors:
- the LOC125878285 gene encoding histone acetyltransferase type B catalytic subunit; amino-acid sequence: MGTKHHYSSDSISDPKKRRRVGFSKTDAGIEANDCITIYIVSSAEDVDSPNSFCLEPIDLNQFFEDDGRIFGYLGLKITIWVSLISFHAYADISFESSSDDGRGITNVKSALLNIFAESLVDEKDAFLQTFSTESRYVRSVVSNAETLQHKVSNGCSTESNCLLKSEPSDVEVFRIAGTPVGHLYSRLVPLVLLLVDGSNPIDVLDPRWEIYLLVQERKDTQEDSLSRLLGFAAVYRFHRYPGSTRMRLGQILVMPPYQRKGYGRFLLEVLNRVAVSENVYDLTIEEPEDSLQYVRLCIDVERLLVFDPIQQSLESVVSHLRQENSLKKSYMCKYVPPLSAVEDVRKTLKINKKQFEQCWEILIYLGLAPINKYMEIYQAIVSHRVKAEVVGKDSEGAGKQVIDVPTEYDQQMSFVMFKSQNGESSSIETADNQSIVEEQLQKLVDKRMNQIKLIAEKVSAVHRQ